One part of the Salinivirga cyanobacteriivorans genome encodes these proteins:
- a CDS encoding SpoIIE family protein phosphatase, giving the protein MMYIFASYIKVFLLLAGFRDVNAGSYVVLLIVVLVAAIGYIAFLHKQNREKQDHIEHKNREIKQLTHEFKLLSILANDTDNLVAVTNAEGQIDFANRVFREIFGISQKADISSKKIFDLPGFEKISEVFLESVRKKANTQTEFFISAGKGHRFWLQITISHAIFQAEHKVMVIATNINDLKFAEEEISQQSEELKVQSEQLEAMNTELEYVNQVTTDSINYAQRIQYAILPRPDDYLKHINDSFVMFRPRNIVSGDFYWYGEIDGKAFFVEADCTGHGVPGALMATIGNTLLNEIVVSEKHSNPAIILKELDRKIKSVLRQEAGLPDQQDGMDMALAQFDYETRELSVSIANQFVFFRHKGALIELEGSLFAIGGSDLHTKKPDFDLYRFKVEPGDVLYLFSDGYRDQFKEEEKEKMMYHRFKNIMQELGEHDFLKQKALLEKRFDEWKGRSRQIDDVLVWGIQF; this is encoded by the coding sequence ATGATGTATATTTTTGCAAGCTACATAAAAGTCTTTTTGTTACTGGCTGGCTTCCGCGATGTGAATGCCGGCTCTTATGTGGTATTGCTCATTGTTGTTTTGGTGGCGGCTATTGGTTATATTGCTTTTTTGCATAAACAGAATAGGGAGAAACAAGATCATATTGAGCATAAAAATCGCGAAATTAAACAGCTTACACACGAATTTAAGTTACTTTCCATATTGGCAAACGATACCGATAACCTGGTTGCCGTTACTAATGCTGAGGGGCAAATAGATTTTGCAAACCGCGTGTTTCGTGAGATTTTCGGAATAAGTCAAAAAGCAGATATCAGCTCAAAAAAAATATTTGATTTGCCAGGTTTTGAAAAAATATCTGAGGTTTTTCTGGAGAGCGTGCGTAAAAAAGCAAATACGCAAACGGAGTTTTTCATTTCTGCCGGTAAAGGCCATCGTTTCTGGCTGCAGATAACCATATCGCATGCAATTTTTCAAGCCGAACATAAGGTAATGGTGATTGCCACCAATATTAACGATTTAAAATTTGCCGAAGAAGAAATATCGCAACAAAGCGAAGAGCTTAAAGTGCAAAGTGAACAACTCGAAGCTATGAACACGGAGCTTGAGTATGTAAACCAGGTTACTACCGATAGCATTAACTATGCACAGCGCATTCAATATGCAATTCTACCCCGCCCTGATGATTATTTAAAGCACATCAACGACAGTTTCGTAATGTTCAGGCCGCGCAACATTGTGAGTGGAGATTTTTACTGGTATGGCGAAATCGACGGGAAAGCCTTTTTTGTAGAAGCCGATTGTACCGGCCACGGTGTTCCGGGGGCTTTAATGGCAACCATTGGCAATACTTTGCTCAATGAAATTGTAGTAAGCGAAAAGCATAGTAATCCTGCCATTATACTTAAGGAACTGGATCGCAAAATTAAGTCAGTGTTACGGCAAGAGGCCGGGTTGCCCGATCAGCAAGATGGTATGGACATGGCACTGGCGCAGTTCGATTACGAAACCCGCGAATTGTCGGTGAGCATTGCCAACCAATTTGTGTTTTTCAGGCACAAAGGAGCATTAATTGAGTTAGAGGGCAGTTTATTTGCCATAGGTGGGTCAGATTTGCATACAAAGAAACCGGATTTTGATTTATACCGTTTTAAAGTCGAGCCGGGCGATGTGCTGTACCTGTTTAGCGATGGCTATCGCGATCAGTTTAAAGAAGAGGAGAAAGAAAAAATGATGTATCACCGTTTTAAAAATATTATGCAGGAGCTCGGGGAACATGATTTTTTAAAACAGAAAGCCTTGTTAGAAAAACGTTTCGATGAGTGGAAGGGCCGCAGTAGGCAAATCGACGATGTTTTGGTTTGGGGGATTCAGTTTTAA
- a CDS encoding IS256 family transposase: MMFTKKQTEEVLSKFISRENGLHDVMEMVLNAMMYSEREAFLSGAKSNKGNGYRPLSALGHGHQLELQVPRDRLSQFTPKILAIFREQESYLKEVSFKLYSKGLTTRDISSVMDTIYGGHYSKSKISDISTSFYDQMQAWRNRELDSHYLALYIDGLHVKLKRGNKYETECFYIILGLREDFKREVISIVNFPVESANSWEIIFDQIKARGIETVGIIISDALSGIDKSIAKKFSCPHQKCILHLQRNLLSYVRMSDKKEVANDFREVLSAADPHHNKAIAVSKFKEFKEKWRTKYRSFGQYLDNLDIYPYLTFLDYDVRIRRMLYTTNWIERFNKSARRTLKIRGALPSEEAVLSLITSVAKEQTEGHYSYPIYNFRYEEKLLANKY; encoded by the coding sequence ATGATGTTTACAAAGAAACAAACAGAAGAAGTATTAAGCAAGTTTATTTCACGAGAAAATGGTCTTCATGATGTAATGGAGATGGTCTTAAATGCAATGATGTATTCAGAACGGGAAGCCTTTCTGTCAGGAGCAAAAAGCAACAAGGGAAATGGTTACAGACCCCTAAGTGCCTTAGGTCATGGACACCAACTTGAGCTGCAAGTCCCTAGAGATCGCTTAAGTCAATTTACTCCAAAAATATTAGCTATATTTCGAGAACAAGAATCTTACTTAAAAGAAGTCTCCTTTAAGCTATATTCAAAAGGTTTAACCACGCGTGATATATCCTCAGTCATGGATACCATTTATGGCGGACATTATAGTAAAAGTAAGATTAGTGATATTAGTACCAGTTTTTATGATCAAATGCAAGCATGGAGAAACAGAGAACTGGACTCCCATTATCTTGCACTTTATATTGACGGCCTTCATGTAAAATTAAAAAGAGGAAATAAATATGAAACAGAATGTTTTTATATCATTCTTGGCTTGCGTGAAGATTTTAAGCGAGAAGTCATATCTATCGTTAATTTTCCCGTAGAATCAGCTAATTCATGGGAAATAATATTTGATCAAATCAAAGCAAGAGGAATAGAGACTGTTGGTATTATAATATCAGACGCTCTAAGCGGTATTGATAAGAGCATAGCAAAAAAATTTAGTTGCCCGCATCAGAAATGCATTTTACACTTGCAACGTAACCTATTAAGTTATGTCCGCATGAGTGATAAAAAAGAGGTTGCTAATGACTTTAGAGAAGTTCTCAGTGCTGCTGATCCGCACCATAACAAAGCTATAGCTGTGTCAAAATTTAAAGAATTTAAAGAAAAATGGCGAACGAAATACAGGTCTTTTGGGCAATATCTTGATAACCTGGATATTTACCCATATTTAACCTTTTTAGATTACGATGTCAGAATACGTCGTATGCTTTATACGACCAACTGGATAGAGCGATTTAATAAAAGCGCCAGAAGAACATTGAAAATAAGAGGTGCATTACCATCTGAAGAGGCAGTTCTATCACTGATAACAAGTGTGGCAAAAGAACAAACAGAGGGTCATTACTCATATCCTATTTATAATTTTAGATATGAAGAAAAACTATTAGCAAACAAATATTAA
- a CDS encoding beta-phosphoglucomutase family hydrolase: MQVKGVIFDLDGVITQTANVHFIAWKRTFEEFLKSKGADPKFTYEDDYVPYVDGKPRYKGVQSFIESRGFKLPFGDPSDKAGKMTYCGIGNNKNIAFRDVIKHEGVDLYDSTLAFIKELEKQNIQIGVASSSKNCRFILESVNLAERFETIVDGEVSQKLQLKGKPEADIFEKAAADMGLQPKECVVVEDAISGVQAGRNGNFGLVLGITRTGDKQALLANGADIVVNDMEEISFENVLQWFKNDVYEDNWHLTYHGYNPEEEMLREALTTTGNGYFGSRGAFESERADDDTHYPGTYVAGVFNKTPSKVHDKTIFNNDFVNIPNWLLVQFKIGEDKKPLTLANCEVLDYEHRLNMRDAIMTRYMVVRDKKGRETEINVERFANIQLPHHGHIKYEITPLNYNEKITIISGIDGSIINYGVPRYRQLNSKHLDVIDKHAEKGTVYLHARTNASKVDIHTTIRNQLFEDEKQYQLHTSKVQEKDEEIYEHLKFNAEKGKTYKLEKTAAIYTSRDMDVADPQQSSRMNAENAADFETLFISHRDYWHGMWEKTGIEIEGDRFTQKVARLHTYHLLVTGSPHNQNFDAGIPARGLHGEAYRGHIFWDEVYILPFYVKHYPEIVNAFLKYRYRRLDDARAYAREHGYSGAMFPWQTADDGKEETQEIHYNPVSGDWGPDLSRRQRHVSIAIAYDVLEYMKYTGDDAFFENYGSDLFYAICRFWASIAEYNETDKRYHIKGVMGPDEFHEKYPGKPNEEGGINDNAYTNVMVSWLLNRAVELLDEMPETLTQRINPSKEEIKRWKAIASKLHVPMNESGIIEQYAGYFDLKELDWAHYKEKYGNIRRMDRILKSENDSPDNYKVSKQADVLMMFFLLQPQQVKETLERLGYNCGDPVDLLRKNFDYYIKRTSHGSTLSYVVHSYVLKYLNVDKKVLWKWFSNAMESDIYDTQGGTTREGIHAGVMAGSLDIIIKNFAGLKMNNTIEIAPNLPDHWNRISFNVLYKGEEFNYTITQDEITIRPRDERESNFEFIIGDKTYNMENRKELKVKY; the protein is encoded by the coding sequence ATGCAAGTCAAGGGAGTGATATTCGATTTAGATGGCGTAATAACGCAAACTGCCAATGTGCACTTCATCGCATGGAAGCGCACATTTGAGGAGTTTTTGAAAAGTAAAGGAGCCGACCCGAAATTTACGTATGAAGATGATTACGTACCCTATGTAGATGGAAAACCAAGGTACAAAGGGGTTCAATCATTCATTGAATCTCGTGGATTTAAGCTTCCTTTTGGCGACCCGTCTGACAAAGCCGGAAAAATGACCTATTGCGGCATTGGAAACAATAAAAACATAGCATTCAGAGATGTAATAAAACATGAAGGTGTTGACTTGTACGACTCCACACTGGCATTCATCAAAGAATTAGAGAAGCAAAACATTCAGATAGGCGTGGCTTCATCAAGTAAAAATTGCCGGTTTATACTGGAAAGTGTAAACCTCGCCGAGCGTTTCGAAACCATTGTTGATGGAGAAGTTTCGCAAAAACTACAACTAAAAGGAAAACCCGAAGCCGATATTTTTGAAAAAGCAGCTGCCGACATGGGATTGCAGCCCAAAGAGTGTGTGGTGGTTGAAGATGCTATTTCAGGGGTGCAGGCAGGTCGCAATGGTAACTTTGGCCTTGTTTTAGGCATCACACGTACAGGCGACAAACAGGCGCTCCTGGCCAATGGTGCTGATATTGTTGTAAACGATATGGAAGAAATATCGTTTGAGAATGTGCTGCAATGGTTCAAAAACGATGTTTACGAAGACAACTGGCACCTGACTTACCATGGCTACAATCCTGAAGAGGAGATGCTGCGCGAAGCACTTACCACCACAGGGAACGGCTATTTCGGATCGCGCGGTGCTTTTGAAAGCGAACGCGCCGACGATGATACCCACTACCCGGGTACTTATGTGGCCGGTGTATTTAACAAAACACCGTCAAAAGTACACGATAAAACCATATTCAACAACGACTTTGTGAATATACCCAACTGGCTCCTGGTGCAATTTAAAATAGGCGAAGATAAAAAGCCGCTCACCCTTGCCAATTGCGAAGTACTGGATTATGAGCACCGCCTCAACATGCGCGATGCCATAATGACCCGTTACATGGTAGTGCGCGATAAAAAAGGCAGGGAAACCGAAATAAACGTAGAACGATTTGCCAATATACAACTGCCGCACCACGGCCATATCAAATATGAAATTACACCACTCAATTACAACGAAAAAATTACCATCATCAGTGGTATTGATGGTTCCATTATAAACTATGGTGTACCCCGTTACAGGCAATTAAATTCGAAGCATCTTGATGTGATTGATAAGCATGCTGAAAAAGGAACCGTGTATCTGCATGCGCGTACCAATGCATCAAAGGTTGACATACACACCACGATTCGCAACCAGCTGTTTGAAGATGAAAAACAATACCAGTTGCACACCTCCAAAGTGCAGGAAAAAGATGAGGAGATATATGAACACCTGAAATTTAATGCAGAAAAAGGAAAAACATATAAACTCGAAAAAACAGCAGCCATTTACACTTCACGCGACATGGATGTGGCCGACCCACAACAATCGTCGCGCATGAATGCCGAAAATGCTGCCGACTTTGAAACCCTGTTCATATCGCACCGCGACTACTGGCACGGCATGTGGGAAAAGACCGGCATAGAGATCGAAGGCGACCGTTTCACCCAAAAGGTGGCACGCCTGCACACTTACCATTTACTTGTTACCGGTTCGCCCCACAACCAGAACTTCGATGCCGGCATACCCGCACGCGGTTTGCATGGTGAAGCCTACCGCGGACATATATTCTGGGACGAAGTGTATATTCTACCCTTTTATGTAAAGCACTACCCGGAGATTGTAAACGCATTTCTAAAATACCGGTACCGCCGCCTCGATGATGCACGAGCTTATGCCCGGGAGCACGGATATAGCGGTGCCATGTTTCCCTGGCAAACTGCCGACGACGGTAAAGAAGAAACCCAGGAAATACACTACAATCCCGTTTCAGGAGACTGGGGGCCCGACCTAAGCCGCAGGCAGCGCCACGTATCCATTGCCATTGCCTACGATGTACTCGAATACATGAAATACACCGGAGATGATGCCTTTTTCGAAAATTATGGCAGCGACCTGTTTTATGCCATTTGCCGCTTTTGGGCAAGTATTGCCGAATATAACGAAACCGACAAACGCTACCATATAAAAGGTGTGATGGGACCTGACGAATTTCACGAAAAATATCCGGGTAAGCCGAATGAGGAGGGCGGAATTAACGACAATGCCTATACCAATGTAATGGTTAGCTGGTTATTGAACCGGGCCGTGGAACTGCTGGATGAGATGCCCGAAACCCTTACACAACGTATCAACCCCTCAAAAGAAGAAATCAAACGCTGGAAAGCTATTGCCAGCAAACTGCATGTGCCCATGAACGAATCAGGCATTATAGAGCAGTATGCCGGTTATTTCGATCTGAAGGAACTCGACTGGGCACATTACAAAGAAAAATACGGCAACATTCGTCGCATGGACCGCATATTAAAATCGGAAAACGATTCGCCAGACAACTACAAGGTTTCGAAACAGGCCGATGTGTTGATGATGTTCTTCTTGTTGCAACCCCAGCAGGTAAAAGAAACCCTTGAAAGACTCGGTTATAATTGTGGCGACCCGGTAGACCTGCTGCGCAAAAATTTCGATTATTACATTAAACGTACAAGCCATGGCTCTACACTGAGCTACGTGGTGCACAGCTACGTGCTTAAATATTTGAATGTAGACAAAAAAGTACTGTGGAAATGGTTTAGCAACGCCATGGAAAGTGACATTTACGACACCCAGGGCGGCACAACCCGCGAGGGCATTCATGCCGGAGTGATGGCCGGTTCGCTCGACATTATTATTAAAAACTTTGCCGGACTGAAGATGAACAACACCATTGAAATAGCCCCTAACCTGCCCGATCACTGGAATCGCATTTCGTTTAACGTGTTGTACAAAGGTGAGGAATTTAATTACACCATTACGCAAGATGAAATTACGATCCGGCCCAGGGATGAACGCGAAAGCAACTTCGAGTTTATCATTGGAGATAAAACCTACAACATGGAAAACCGCAAAGAACTGAAAGTGAAATACTAA
- a CDS encoding T9SS type A sorting domain-containing protein, producing MKKIILILLILNIWTTAFTQDLTYSSSDMGAVGDLFYTRELQLDTADWIPADSIDPQMWNFSSLQPNQSGTIEILSKNEFPELDTLPESTMVMQNKDNSYTCLNLENNILYLLGMLIDMDGTMFPVLLDPAPEYLHFPLTIGEGGSESINHQIQGTPGDFGLTIPLHDSVRFDINVTASTMVEDTGTVTTLQYAYPAFKVSNSTIFEVDLYGKPSYGGWYLMQNDAVIDSTKGLQFYTPTYGVPVVEIQMSWQNEIQHMRMIDEDPQSIVSIHQSNIDLYPNPIKAQQTLHFSQTLSDVAIFDMNGRLIIRRTSPVAQIKLPNLPEGVYILNSTNLVKPKKIVIQ from the coding sequence ATGAAGAAAATAATACTCATACTACTAATTCTAAACATCTGGACAACAGCCTTTACACAAGATCTGACCTATTCATCAAGTGATATGGGTGCTGTTGGAGATCTTTTTTATACCCGTGAACTGCAACTTGATACCGCCGACTGGATTCCGGCAGATAGCATTGACCCACAAATGTGGAATTTTTCATCGCTGCAACCAAACCAGAGTGGAACTATTGAAATATTAAGCAAAAACGAATTTCCAGAGCTTGACACACTACCTGAATCCACCATGGTAATGCAAAACAAGGACAACAGCTACACCTGCCTCAATCTGGAAAACAACATTCTGTATCTGCTCGGCATGTTAATCGATATGGATGGAACAATGTTTCCTGTTCTGCTCGATCCGGCACCTGAATATCTGCACTTTCCTTTAACAATAGGAGAAGGAGGTTCTGAATCAATCAACCATCAAATCCAGGGAACTCCCGGAGACTTTGGTCTAACCATACCTTTACATGATTCGGTACGTTTCGACATCAATGTAACAGCTTCTACAATGGTCGAAGATACAGGCACAGTAACAACTTTGCAGTATGCTTACCCGGCGTTTAAAGTGTCGAATTCCACCATTTTTGAAGTCGACCTGTACGGTAAACCATCCTATGGTGGCTGGTACCTTATGCAGAATGATGCGGTAATAGATTCCACAAAAGGATTGCAATTCTACACACCCACATATGGCGTACCAGTAGTTGAAATACAAATGAGCTGGCAAAATGAAATACAGCATATGCGCATGATTGACGAAGATCCTCAAAGTATTGTCAGCATACATCAATCAAACATTGACCTGTATCCTAACCCAATAAAAGCTCAACAAACGCTGCATTTTAGTCAGACTTTATCCGATGTAGCTATTTTTGATATGAACGGCCGGCTCATAATTAGACGCACATCACCTGTAGCACAAATCAAATTGCCGAATCTGCCGGAAGGCGTTTATATTCTGAACAGTACAAATCTGGTAAAACCCAAAAAGATAGTAATTCAATAG
- a CDS encoding HupE/UreJ family protein, whose protein sequence is MRKFTILQPENKSFNYKMFDTYFILGLEHIANLKGYDHIIFLITLCAVYKIREWKPLLILVTAFTIGHSLTLALATLDYLNVNSTLIEILIPVTILISAIINIIYPTQRKLMPAKYLLALFFGLIHGLGFSNYLSVLLSEENSLVLPLFGFNTGVEAGQILIVASLLLLSFLVLRITSIKLRDWIFLLSGAGIGTSIIMIIDRI, encoded by the coding sequence ATGCGTAAATTTACTATCTTGCAACCCGAAAACAAAAGCTTTAATTACAAAATGTTTGATACTTATTTTATACTTGGATTGGAACACATTGCCAATCTTAAGGGTTACGATCATATTATTTTCCTAATTACACTCTGTGCGGTATATAAAATCAGAGAGTGGAAACCACTGCTCATTTTGGTTACAGCATTTACCATAGGCCATTCGCTTACACTTGCACTGGCTACATTAGATTATTTAAATGTCAATTCCACGTTAATCGAAATACTCATTCCCGTAACTATTCTTATTTCTGCTATAATTAACATTATTTACCCCACACAACGTAAATTGATGCCAGCAAAATATTTACTGGCGCTTTTCTTTGGATTAATACACGGTTTGGGATTTTCTAATTATCTCAGCGTTTTGCTTAGTGAAGAAAACAGTCTCGTATTACCACTTTTTGGTTTTAATACGGGTGTAGAAGCAGGACAAATACTTATTGTAGCATCGCTGCTTTTGTTAAGTTTTTTGGTGCTTCGCATCACCTCAATAAAGCTCCGCGACTGGATTTTTTTACTCTCCGGGGCAGGAATTGGTACTTCAATTATTATGATTATTGACAGAATTTAA
- a CDS encoding DUF6702 family protein: MLNTLSFVISLMFFHPLHLGVIHFNATEAGKVTINVKVFTDDLENAVIHNSNSRFKMDYASDDAVAQASQYIESRFGLIQSGKNIELKLLEVGPKKDVTIFKYTTTIAPNVAFDVCCSIFYEIFNDQTNLLIVNIVDQEDGYRLSSRKKCAHVE, encoded by the coding sequence ATGCTTAACACCCTGAGTTTTGTCATATCGTTAATGTTTTTTCATCCCCTGCATTTGGGTGTGATTCATTTTAATGCTACTGAGGCCGGAAAGGTTACCATTAATGTGAAAGTATTTACCGATGATTTGGAAAATGCCGTAATTCATAACTCCAACAGTAGGTTTAAGATGGATTATGCCAGTGATGATGCTGTAGCCCAGGCCAGCCAGTACATTGAAAGTCGTTTTGGTTTAATACAGTCTGGTAAAAATATTGAACTAAAACTACTTGAGGTTGGACCTAAAAAGGATGTTACCATTTTTAAATACACAACAACAATTGCTCCTAATGTGGCGTTTGACGTATGTTGCAGCATATTCTATGAAATCTTTAATGATCAAACCAATTTGTTGATTGTCAATATAGTTGATCAGGAAGATGGCTATCGATTATCGTCCCGTAAAAAGTGTGCCCATGTGGAATAA
- a CDS encoding gliding motility-associated C-terminal domain-containing protein: MWNKRFILTVFSFWFIVAGAWATHNRAGEITYVQIDEFTYEITITTFTNTQPTTSGWPPVDRPVLEIAFGDNTTAMVDRVEMIDLPDYYRKNTYITTHTFPGPGTYELVVEDPNRNEGVSNIPNSVTVVFSIKTIMQINPALGPNSTPQLLSPPVDKAALNRLFIHNPAAWDPDGDSLAYKLTPCTGENGQPIEGFTFPDDISMNETTGDLVWDKPTELGVFNVAILIEEWREGVKIGQITRDLQIEVYETENMPPELLSEQQICVEAGDSVTIDIKAYDPDGDDLVLTPLGGAFEVDNPATYTTTGTVADTIYGQIKWGTDCSHIRRQPYLLVIKAEDQDEDIPLADLHHIQVWVNGPATQFISVTPTNNSIELNWFSPSCDVTGYDLYRKTQSYQWLFDPCLTGIPQGSGYEKIAILDSAITTFTDNEGGEGLLQGFQYCYRIVPRYNDAPGYASAEACETLVRGVPVITNVSIENTDTLNGKIYLAWSKPTEIDTVEYPGPYTYRVFRSPDLWGSNFEPTPIATLSGLNDTLLLDSGMNTAANAYSYKVELHNTNGLVAQPMVASSLHLKTYGADNRVVLTVEKNVPWINHTYAFYQVDGQNEILLAEVDTLSFLHENLPNDEPFYYRVKSTGSYTESGFVYPIVNFSQIARGIPVDTVPPEAPLINVEANCDAFYNEVTWQSTDAEVVDVELYYASRTDKPLSMLRKFPYPDTTMYRHTPELSVSGCYSAKAIDSAGNRSAFSAKVCIDSCDYYDLPNVITTNNDGLNDVFRPKASDDIILKTIAEAEIQIFNRWGNLVFETTDPRILWYGRDKHTGKPVPSGVYYYICNLKEKRISGLEERYKVGFVHVYHTK; the protein is encoded by the coding sequence ATGTGGAATAAGCGTTTCATATTAACTGTTTTTAGCTTCTGGTTTATAGTAGCCGGTGCATGGGCCACGCACAACAGGGCAGGGGAGATTACTTATGTGCAAATCGATGAATTTACTTATGAAATTACCATAACCACATTCACCAATACGCAACCCACCACCTCCGGTTGGCCGCCGGTAGATCGCCCTGTACTCGAAATAGCCTTTGGCGATAATACCACAGCCATGGTCGACCGGGTAGAGATGATCGATTTGCCTGATTATTACCGCAAAAATACCTACATCACCACCCATACTTTTCCTGGTCCGGGCACATATGAACTGGTTGTTGAAGATCCCAATCGTAACGAGGGTGTATCAAACATTCCCAATTCGGTTACGGTAGTATTTTCCATAAAAACCATTATGCAAATTAATCCGGCCCTTGGACCGAACAGCACCCCTCAGCTCCTGAGTCCCCCGGTAGATAAAGCCGCACTAAACCGTTTGTTTATACACAACCCGGCAGCGTGGGATCCCGATGGCGACAGCCTGGCATACAAGCTTACTCCATGTACCGGCGAAAACGGCCAACCCATCGAGGGTTTTACTTTTCCTGATGATATCAGCATGAATGAAACTACAGGAGATTTGGTTTGGGATAAACCTACAGAACTGGGGGTGTTCAATGTGGCCATTCTTATTGAAGAGTGGCGTGAGGGCGTTAAAATTGGGCAAATAACCCGCGACTTACAAATTGAGGTGTATGAGACAGAAAATATGCCGCCTGAGCTTTTGTCTGAACAGCAGATATGCGTCGAAGCAGGCGATTCGGTAACCATCGATATAAAAGCGTACGATCCCGATGGAGACGACCTGGTACTTACCCCGTTGGGTGGTGCATTTGAAGTTGATAATCCGGCAACATATACAACTACAGGAACAGTAGCAGATACGATCTATGGCCAAATCAAATGGGGTACAGATTGCAGCCATATTCGCCGTCAGCCTTATTTACTCGTTATAAAGGCCGAAGATCAGGATGAAGATATTCCGCTGGCCGACCTGCATCATATTCAGGTATGGGTAAATGGACCGGCAACACAATTTATATCTGTTACCCCTACGAACAATAGTATTGAGCTAAACTGGTTCTCCCCTTCGTGTGACGTTACTGGTTACGATCTATATCGAAAAACACAAAGTTATCAATGGCTGTTTGATCCATGCCTAACAGGTATACCCCAGGGTAGTGGGTATGAAAAAATTGCCATTTTAGATTCAGCCATCACTACATTTACCGATAATGAAGGGGGAGAAGGCCTTTTACAGGGTTTTCAGTATTGCTACCGAATAGTTCCTCGCTACAACGATGCCCCGGGCTATGCCTCTGCCGAAGCCTGCGAAACCCTGGTGAGGGGAGTGCCTGTTATTACCAATGTGAGCATAGAAAATACCGATACCCTAAATGGTAAAATATACCTTGCCTGGAGTAAACCCACTGAAATTGATACAGTGGAGTATCCGGGGCCTTACACTTACAGGGTTTTCCGGTCACCAGACCTGTGGGGAAGCAATTTCGAGCCTACACCAATAGCCACATTAAGTGGATTAAATGATACGCTTTTGCTTGATAGTGGGATGAATACGGCTGCAAATGCATACAGCTACAAAGTCGAACTGCATAATACGAATGGTCTTGTTGCTCAACCTATGGTTGCCAGCTCTTTGCATTTGAAAACCTACGGTGCTGATAATCGTGTAGTGCTTACAGTAGAGAAAAATGTACCGTGGATTAACCATACCTATGCATTTTATCAGGTCGATGGTCAGAATGAGATTTTGCTTGCAGAAGTTGATACGCTTTCTTTCTTACATGAAAACCTACCCAATGATGAGCCGTTTTATTATCGTGTAAAATCTACCGGAAGTTATACCGAAAGTGGTTTTGTGTATCCGATTGTCAATTTTTCGCAAATAGCCAGAGGTATACCGGTTGATACAGTGCCGCCAGAAGCACCCTTAATAAACGTGGAGGCCAATTGTGATGCTTTTTATAATGAAGTAACCTGGCAAAGCACCGATGCAGAAGTGGTAGATGTGGAACTTTATTATGCATCGCGCACAGATAAACCTTTGTCAATGCTCAGGAAATTTCCTTATCCCGACACAACGATGTATCGCCATACACCCGAATTATCGGTAAGTGGCTGTTATTCAGCAAAGGCTATTGATTCCGCAGGAAATAGAAGCGCGTTTTCAGCGAAAGTGTGCATCGATTCTTGCGACTATTATGATTTACCCAATGTAATTACCACCAATAACGATGGCTTGAATGATGTGTTCAGGCCCAAAGCATCAGACGATATTATTTTAAAAACTATTGCTGAAGCAGAAATTCAGATTTTTAACCGTTGGGGCAACCTGGTTTTTGAAACTACTGACCCACGTATTTTGTGGTACGGGCGCGATAAACATACAGGTAAACCTGTACCCAGCGGGGTGTATTATTATATTTGTAATTTGAAAGAAAAACGCATTTCCGGGTTGGAAGAGCGCTATAAAGTTGGCTTTGTGCATGTGTATCATACCAAATAG